A genome region from Portunus trituberculatus isolate SZX2019 chromosome 18, ASM1759143v1, whole genome shotgun sequence includes the following:
- the LOC123505872 gene encoding uncharacterized protein LOC123505872, which produces MASEPTSPTTPSSPTDDSEATKEWLETILEGYHKSLEPDADPDVELGEWSVKPANDEREGYLSEQLALGVTYTAAGRPYHAHLLAKLLPQDPFNRAFVIESLFDLREIKFYKEIKPAVEAVERKYLTEEDLESSWTPDLYFAKHKEAAESILVLDDMCQHGYKVPELTDGMTSAQTRAALVTVANFHAATVALQHKEGKNLQEEFPYLLSVDQSVESFNCLVERGLPLLLKFLESRKDQAQVREGLTRYSGPRAAQVLREVLAPSDKLNTLVHCDFWCNNLLFKEVEDAAARCCIIDWQMVMYGRPAIDVALLLTTSLEPAERRKHGSELLAAYWDAFMARLSKFGIESKALKYTKQDLEADFRAAQAMAALVVVGSVDIALGTPGREERVLNLLADLLEQGVL; this is translated from the exons ATGGCGTCTGAGCCCACCAGCCCCACCACGCCCTCCTCACCCACTGACGACTCGGAGGCGACCAAGGAGTGGTTGGAGACGATCCTGGAGGGCTACCACAAGTCCCTGGAGCCTGATGCGGACCCTGACGTGGAG CTCGGGGAGTGGAGCGTGAAGCCAGCCAATGATGAGCGCGAGGGGTACCTGTCGGAGCAGCTTGCCCTGGGCGTCACCTACACAGCCGCCGGCCGCCCCTACCACGCCCACCTCCTGGCCAAGCTGCTGCCACAAGATCCCTTCAACCGGGCCTTCGTCATCGAGTCTCTCTTCGACCTTCGGGAGATTAAGTTCTACAAGGAG ATCAAGCCAGCGGTGGAAGCGGTGGAGCGCAAGTACCTGACGGAGGAGGACCTGGAGAGCAGCTGGACCCCAGACCTGTATTTTGCCAAGCACAAGGAGGCAGCCGAGTCCATCCTCGTGCTGGACGACATGTGCCAGCACGGTTACAAGGTGCCGGAGCTGACTGACGGCATGACGTCGGCACAGACGCGCGCCGCTCTGGTGACGGTGGCCAACTTCCACGCTGCCACGGTGGCCCTGCAGCACAAGGAAGGCAAGAACCTGCAGGAGGAGTTCCCTTACCTGCTGTCAGTGGACCAGTCGGTGGAGTCCTTCAACTGTCTGGTGGAGCGTGGGTTGCCTCTCCTGCTCAAGTTCCTGGAGTCCCGCAAGGACCAGGCACAGGTGCGGGAGGGCCTCACCCGCTACTCCGGCCCGCGGGCTGCCCAGGTGCTGCGAGAGGTGCTGGCCCCCTCAGACAAGCTCAACACGCTGGTACACTGTGACTTCTGGTGCAACAACCTGCTCTTCAAGGAGGTAGAGGACGCCGCCGCGCGCTGCTGCATCATCGACTGGCAAATGGTGATGTACGGGCGGCCGGCCATCGACGTGGCCCTGCTCCTCACCACCTCCCTAGAGCCGGCCGAGAGGCGGAAGCACGGCTCGGAGCTGCTGGCCGCCTACTGGGACGCCTTCATGGCCCGGCTGTCCAAGTTTGGCATCGAGAGCAAGGCACTCAAGTACACCAAGCAGGACCTGGAGGCAGACTTCCGCGCCGCGCAGGCCATGGCTGCTCTGGTTGTGGTGGGCAGTGTGGACATCGCTCTCGGCACGCCGGGCAGGGAGGAGCGCGTGCTCAACCTGCTGGCAGACCTCCTGGAGCAGGGCGTGTTATGA
- the LOC123505871 gene encoding LOW QUALITY PROTEIN: uncharacterized protein LOC123505871 (The sequence of the model RefSeq protein was modified relative to this genomic sequence to represent the inferred CDS: deleted 1 base in 1 codon) yields MVQLACSCLNIRLHVQESPESLVAGIPNLSPSERQHPFFLKGACPVTLGLGGITEGQRFLVRRCRVGGWTVLECLNCHLLTHATRGVGGDVAASALLISDANKIQMLQKCDGYSPVFNLVLPTALDSQSPPPLSPTEFPGDRSPETDAALSDIQQQMTRFLKKAQSQVEANIQSYTKQQQAALQALTYRARQDRQTVMRLISNMQANLHSQAEDDVLCGFDMDGARPRQSDPFSTHSRMGLGEAEDGLDDDVPGLREESEGEIPPLVSLQVRGNSQPLTMNHAQGVTAGMRNMRLSSSMAVPRASKHDGRQVAQSLDVEGLFDMEGMTDGGMVGGILPCHSEDEDDTDDSIIGEGMHIPGGRDSIRDLAKSVPVNVPMWAAARAKPMPEPRVIERPSDINQMGASIKALARSVHTTSVDLFGDLPRPRQPL; encoded by the exons ATGGTGCAGTTAGCATGCAGTTGTTTAAATATCCGTCTGCATGTGCAGGAGTCTCCTGAATCCCTTGTGGCCGGAATACCCAACCTCAGCCCTTCAGAGCGACAGCACCCCTTCTTCCTCAAG GGAGCTTGTCCTGTCACCCTAGGCCTGGGTGGCATAACTGAGGGACAGAGGTTCCTGGTGCGGCGCTGCAGGGTGGGTGGCTGGACTGTCCTTGAGTGCCTCAACtgccacctcctcactcacgccACGCGAGGTGTCGGGGGAGACGTGGCTGCCAGCGCTCTGCtcatt AGTGATGCCAACAAGATT CAGATGCTGCAGAAGTGTGATGGCTACTCTCCCGTGTTCAACCTAGTGTTACCCACAGCCCTGGACAGccagtctccaccaccactctcccCTACAGAGTTCCCTGGTGACAGATCCCCAGAGACTGACGCAGCTCTTAGTGACATTCAGCAGCAG ATGACAAGGTTCCTGAAGAAGGCCCAGTCACAGGTGGAAGCCAACATTCAGTCATACAccaagcagcagcaggcagctcTCCAGGCCCTGACCTACCGTGCACGCCAGGACCGCCAGACTGTTATGAGGCTCATCTCAAACATGCAG GCCAACTTGCATTCACAAGCGGAGGACGACGTGCTGTGTGGCTTTGACATGGATGGGGCGAGGCCGAGGCAGAGTGACCCCTTCAGCACTCACTCCAGGATGGGCTTGGGCGAGGCTGAGGACGGCCTGGATGACGACGTGCCCGGCCtgagggaagagagtgagggagagattcCCCCGCTGGTCAGCCTGCAGGTCCGAGGcaactcccagcctctcaccaTGAACCACGCACAGGGTGTCACG GCTGGGATGCGGAACATGCGCCTCTCGTCCTCCATGGCAGTGCCGAGGGCCAGCAAGCACGATGGCCGCCAGGTGGCTCAGTCTCTAGATGTGGAAG GTCTGTTTGACATGGAGGGCATGACGGACGGCGGCATGGTGGGTGGCATACTCCCCTGCCACTCCGAGGATGAGGACGACACGGATG ACTCCATCATTGGCGAGGGCATGCACATCCCTGGAGGCCGGGACTCCATTAGGGACCTGGCCAAGTCAGTGCCGGTGAACGTGCCCATGTGGGCGGCAGCTCGGGCCAAACCCATGCCGGAGCCGCGGGTGATAGAG AGACCAAGTGACATCAACCAGATGGGCGCCTCCATCAAGGCTCTGGCTCGCAGTGTTCACACAACCTCCGTCGACTTGTTTGGTGACCTCCCTCGCCCCAGACAGCCTCTCTAG